The Pseudomonas cavernicola DNA segment GTTCGCGAGCGTAAAGGCGAGCACTTGGCGGTATTCGATGAGCTGCGCGCGCAAGGCTTCGTCCGGGTACGGATCAACGGCAAACTCCATGAGCTGGACGAACTGCCCAAGCTGGACAAGCAGAAAAAGCATTCGATCGACGCCGTAGTCGACCGTTTCAAAGCGCGCGCCGACCTGCAGCAGCGCCTGGCCGAGTCTTTCGAGACGGCCCTCAAGCTGGCAGACGGCCTAGCCTTCGTCGCACCGATGGACGACGAAGAAGGCGATGAAATCATCTTCTCCGCGCGCTTCGCCTGCCCGCTCTGCGGCCACTCGATCAGCGAACTTGAGCCCAAGCTGTTCTCCTTTAACAACCCTGCCGGCGCCTGCCCAACCTGCGATGGCCTGGGAGTGAAGCAGTTCTTCGACATCAAGCGCCTGGTCAACGGCGAGCTGACCCTGGCGGAGGGCTCAATCCGTGGCTGGGACCGGCGCAACGTCTATTACTTCCAAATGCTCGGCTCGCTAGCCACGCACTACGATTTCAGCCTGGACATACCCTTCGATGACCTCAGCGCCGACCAGAAGAAAGTCATTCTCTATGGCAGTGGCAGCGCCAACGTCGAGTTTCGCTACCTGAATGACCGCGGCGATATCGTCAAACGCGCCCACCCGTTCGAAGGCATAGTGCCAAACTTGGAGCGCCGTTACCGCGAGACTGAATCGGCCACCGTCCGCGAGGAGCTAGCCAAATTCCTCAGCACCCAGCCCTGCCCGGATTGCCGCGGCACCCGCCTGCGCCGCGAAGCGCGGCATGTTTGGGTGGGTGAAAGAACCCTACCAGCCGTCACCGGCTTACCGATTGGCGACGCCACTGAATATTTCAGCAGCCTGAGCCTGACCGGCCGCCGCGGCGAAATTGCCGAAAAGATCCTCAAGGAAATTCGTGAGCGCCTACAGTTTTTGGTCAACGTCGGCCTCGACTACCTGACTCTCGACCGTAGTGCCGACACGCTCTCCGGCGGTGAGGCGCAGCGCATTCGTCTGGCCAGCCAGATCGGCGCCGGCCTAGTAGGCGTCATGTACATCCTCGACGAGCCGTCCATCGGCCTGCATCAGCGCGACAACGAGCGCCTGCTCGGTACCTTGCGGCACCTACGCGACATCGGCAATACGGTGATCGTGGTCGAGCACGACGAGGACGCCATTCGCATGGCTGACTATGTGGTCGATATCGGCCCTGGGGCTGGCGTGCATGGCGGGCGAATTGTGGCCGAGGGCACGGCAGCCGAGGTGATGGCGCATCCTGACTCGCTGACCGGCAAATACCTCTCCGGCCGGGTGAAAATCCCGGTCCCGGCCAAGCGCACCGAGCGCGATAAAAAGCTCTCACTGAAACTCAAGGGCGCACGCGGTAACAACTTGCGCAACGTCGACCTGGAGATTCCGGTAGGCCTGCTGACTTGCGTGACCGGCGTCTCCGGTTCGGGTAAGTCGACGCTGATCAACAACACCCTCTATCCGCTCAGTGCCACCGCCCTGAACGGCGCCACGACGCTGGAAGCGGCCGCCCACGATAGCTTCGACGGCCTGCAACACCTCGACAAGGTAGTCGATATCGACCAGAGCCCGATCGGCCGCACACCGCGCTCGAATCCGGCGACCTACACCGGCCTGTTCACGCCGATTCGCGAGCTGTTCGCCGGCGTGCCTGAGTCGCGCTCACGCGGCTATGGCCCCGGGCGCTTCTCCTTCAACGTCAAAGGCGGACGCTGCGAGGCCTGTCAGGGCGACGGCCTGATCAAGGTTGAGATGCACTTCCTGCCGGACATCTACGTACCCTGCGACGTCTGCAAGAGCAAGCGCTACAACCGCGAAACCCTGGAGATCAAGTACAAGGGCAAAAGCATCCACGAGGTGCTGGAAATGACCATCGAAGAGGCTCGGCCGTTCTTCGACGCAGTGCCGGCACTGTCGCGCAAGCTGCAGACGCTGGTCGACGTGGGATTGTCCTATATCAAGCTTGGCCAGTCTGCCACCACGCTCTCCGGTGGCGAGGCACAACGGGTCAAGCTGTCGCGCGAACTGTCCAAGCGCGATACCGGCAAGACCCTCTATATCCTCGATGAACCCACCACCGGCCTGCACTTCGCCGACATCCAACAACTGCTCGATGTGCTGCACCGCCTGCGCGACCACGGCAACACCGTGGTGGTGATCGAGCACAACCTCGATGTGATCAAGACCGCCGACTGGCTGGTCGATCTCGGCCCCGAAGGCGGCTCCAGAGGCGGACAGATCATTGCCTGTGGCACCCCGGAACAAGTGGCCGAGATGCCGCAATCGCATACTGGCTACTTCCTCAAACCCTTGCTAGAACGCGACAGAGCCTAAGCGCAATAAAAAGCCCCTGCTGCCGGTTGGGCGAAGGGGCTTTTTTATGTCTGCTCGAGCAGCTCAGAACTGCGATTGCAGGTAGTTCTCCAAGCCGACCAGTTTGATCCGGCCGAGCTGCTGCTCAAGCCAATAGGTGTGATCTTCCTCGGTGTCGGCCAGCTGTACGCGCAAAATATCGCGTGTGATGTAATCCCTATGCAGCTCACAGAGCTCAATACCCTTGCACAGCGCAGCCCGCACCTTGTATTCCAGGCGCAGATCGCTGGCCAGCATCTCTGGCACCGTGGTCCCACGATCTAGGTCGTCAGGCCGCATGCGCGGTGTGCCCTCAAGCATCAAGATTCGGCGGATTAACGCATCCGCATGCTGCGCCTCCTCCGCCATCTCATGATTGATGCGCTCGTAAAGCTTGCTGAAGCCCCAGTCTTCATACATGCGCGAATGAATGAAGTATTGGTCGCGTGCAGCCAGTTCGCCGGCCAGCAATGTATTGAGATAATCGATAACTTCCGGGTGCCCTTTCATCCGCCCGCTTCTCCCTGATCAAAGCGCTAAGTTTGACTGAACACACCCAACGGGTCACGGCTTTAGCCGCGCGCTAGCCCGAGCTCTTCGCTCAACAATAATCCTACAGGCATAAAAAAACCGCCCAAAGCGAGGGCGGTTTTTCTTATTCCAGACTCCAGTTAGCTCAGAGCAACACCCAAGGCCTTAGCGACGCCTTCACCATAGGCTGGATCGGCCTTGAGAAAATGCCCGATCTGGCGCAGTTGAACGTCACGCGTGACGCTTTTCATCGCACCGGCAATGTTGTTGATCAACAACTCCTTTTGCCCTGCGTCCATCAAGCGGAACAGCGCACCCGCCTGGCTGTAGTAGTCATCATCGACACGGTGATCAAAGCGATCCGCCGCACCACTCAGCGCCAACGCCGGTTCGCGATATTCGGGTGCTTGCTTGGGCGCATCTACATAGCTGTTCGGCTCGTAGTTCGGCGTGGCCCCACCATTGCCATCAAAGCGCATCGAGCCATCGCGCTGATAGTTGTGATATGGGCATTTCGGCGCGTTAACCGGCAATTGCTGATGATTGGTCCCCACGCGATAGCGATGCGCATCGGCGTAGGCAAACACCCGGCCTTGCAGCATTTTGTCTGGCGACAAGCCGATACCTGGCACAATATTGCTCGGGGCAAAAGCCGCCTGCTCAACCTCGGCAAAATAGTTCTGCGGATTGCGATTGAGCTCCAGCTCACCCACCTCGATCAGCGGGTACTCTTTCTGCGACCAGGTTTTGGTCACATCAAACGGGTGCTCGTGATGCGCTGCCGCCTGGGCCTCGGTCATCACCTGAATGCACACCCGCCATTTCGGGAAGTCGCCACGCTCAATCGCACCAAACAGGTCGCGCTGGGCGTAATCAGGGTCAGTACCGGCCAAACGCGCGGCATCGGCTGGCGCCAGGTTCTTGATGCCCTGCTTGGTCTTGAAGTGCCACTTGACCCAATGCCGCTCACCCTTGGCGTTGACTAGGCTGAAGGTGTGACTGCCAAAGCCGTGCATAAAGCGATAGCCGTCCGGAATGCCACGATCCGAGAACAGGATAGTCACCTGGTGCAGCGACTCCGGCGACAGCGACCAGAAGTCCCACATGGCTTGCGGGCTCTTCAGGTTGCTCTGCGGCAAACGCTTCTGGGTATGGATGAAATCAGGGAACTTCAACGGGTCACGGATGAAGAACACCGGGGTGTTGTTGCCAACAACATCCCAGTTGCCTTCCTCGGTGTAGAACTTCAAAGCAAAACCACGCGGATCACGCTCGGTATCCGCCGAGCCACGCTCACCACCCACGGTGGAGAAGCGCAGGAATACTGCAGTCTGTTTACCTACCGACTCGAACAGCTTGGCATGTGTGTATTGGGTGATATCGCGGCTGACTGTGAAGGTGCCATAAGCACCCGAACCTTTAGCGTGCACCCGACGCTCAGGGATTACTTCACGGTTGAAATGTGCAAGCTTTTCTACCAGATGAAAGTCATCCAGCAGTAACGGTCCACGCGGCCCGGCGGAACGAGAGTTCTGGTTATCGGCAACTGGGCTACCGCTACTGGTAGTAAGAATTGGCTTCTGGCTCATCCTGGCTCTCCTCATCAGTTATACAACCGGTGCTGTCCGGCAATGGGTAGAAGGCTAGATCCACCCTAGAAAGAGAGCCAATTTATTAAATAAAAGTTCTCGATAGTCTTATTCTTTTACATAACCAGAAAAATGGAGAAGCTCCCAGCTCATCACCCAAATGCACCTCGCCTCTTACAGCCAGCCAAGCACCCCGCGCACCTGAAGGGCAGCAAGTACTTACAACTGAGGCTCGAAAATGCCGACAGATGACAGAAACAAACACGGCATCCGATGTTTTTGACGCGCATAAAAAAACCGGGCCAATGGCCCGGTTTTTTTTTTACAACCTACGACTTACTCAGCAGCTTCTACTGCGCCGCCGACCGGACGGTCAACCAGCTCAACATAAGCCATTGGAGCGTTGTCGCCAGCGCGGAAACCGCACTTGAGGATACGCAGGTAACCGCCCTGACGGGTGGCGTAGCGCTTGCCCAGGTCGTTGAACAGCTTGCCGACGATGGCTTTCGAACGGGTACGGTCGAAAGCTAGACGACGGTTAGCCAAACTATCTTCTTTAGCCAGGGTGATCAGCGGCTCGGCGACGCGACGCAGTTCCTTGGCCTTAGGCAGGGTAGTTTTGATCAGCTCGTGCTCAAACAGCGACACCGCCATGTTTTGGAACATGGCCTTGCGGTGAGCGCTGGTGCGGCTCAGGTGACGACCACTCTTACGATGACGCATGGTTCAATTCCTTACCAAACTCACGTTCGGTGATTACGACGATCAGGCCGTAGCCTTGTCGTCTTTCTTAAGACTTGCCGGCGGCCAGTTGTCGAGGCGCATGCCGAGGGACAGACCACGGGAGGCCAGGACGTCCTTGATCTCAGTCAGGGACTTCTTGCCCAGGTTCGGAGTCTTCAACAACTCTACTTCGGTACGCTGAATCAGGTCGCCGATGTAATAGATGTTCTCCGCCTTGAGGCAGTTGGCCGAACGCACGGTCAGTTCCAGGTCATCGACCGGACGCAGCAGGATCGGATCGATCTCGTCTTCCTGCTCAATCACCACGGGCTCACTGTCACCTTTGAGGTCGACGAACGCGGCCAACTGCTGCTGCAGAATGGTCGCGGCACGACGGATAGCCTCTTCCGGATCCAAGGTACCGTTGGTTTCCAGGTCAATAACCAGCTTGTCTAGGTTAGTACGCTGCTCAACACGGGCGTTCTCAACCACGTACGCCACACGACGTACCGGGCTGAAAGAAGAGTCCAGCTGCAAGCGACCAATGCTGCGGCTTTCATCTTCATCACTCTGACGCGAGTCAGCCGGCTCATAGCCGCGACCACGAGCCACAGTGAGCCTCATGTTCAGTGCGCCGTTAGAAGCCAAGTTGGCAATAACGTGATCACCATTGACGATCTCGACATCATGATCCAGCTGAATATCGGCAGCGGTAACTACGCCCGAGCCCTTCTTCGCCAGTGTCAGAGTCACTTCGTCACGACCGTGCAGCTTAATAGCCAGACCTTTCAGGTTGAGCAGGATTTCAATGACGTCTTCCTGAACACCTTCAATGGCGCTGTACTCATGGAGTACACCGTCAATTTCGGCCTCGACTACTGCACAGCCAGGCATTGAGGACAACAAAATACGACGCAGCGCGTTGCCCAGGGTATGGCCGAAACCACGCTCGAGAGGCTCGAGAGTGATCTTGGCGCGGGTCGGACTGACCACCTGCACATCGATATGGCGGGGGGTCAGGAACTCATTTACCGAAATCTGCATGGATGCACCTATTTTCTAGCCCTTACTTGGAGTAGAGCTCGACAATCAGGCTTTCGTTGATGTCGGCGGAGAGGTCACTGCGAGCCGGTACGTTTTTAAACACACCAGTTTTCTTCTCAGTGTCCACTTCAACCCACTCAACGCGGCCACGCTGGGCACACAGCTCAAGAGCTTGAACAATGCGCAGCTGATTCTTCGATTTCTCGCGAACCGCAACCACGTCACCAGCACGAACCTGGTAGGACGGTACGTTGACGGTTTTACCGTTGATGCTGATCGCTTTGTGCGAAACCAGCTGACGGGATTCGGCACGAGTAGCACCAAAGCCCATACGGTATACGACGTTATCCAGACGGCACTCGAGCAGTTGCAGCAGGTTCTCACCGGTTGCGCCTTTACGACCGGCAGCTTCCTTGTAGTAACCGCTGAACTGGCGCTCTAGTACGCCGTAGATACGACGAACTTTCTGCTTTTCACGCAGCTGGGTACCGTAATCGGATTGGCGACCACGACGTTGACCGTGGATACCAGGGGCTGCCTCGATGTTGCACTTCGATTCGATAGCGCGAACACCGCTCTTAAGAAAGAGGTCAGTGCCTTCACGACGGGACAGTTTGCATTTGGGACCAATGTAACGAGCCATTTTCTACTGTCTCCTGATTACACGCGACGCTTCTTCGGCGGACGGCACCCGTTATGCGGGATTGGCGTCACGTCGGTGATGCTGGCGATCTTGTAACCGCAGCCGTTCAATGCACGGACAGCGGACTCACGACCCGGACCGGGACCCTTGACGTTAACGTCGAGGTTCTTCAGGCCGTATTCCAGCGCAGCTTGACCAGCACGTTCTGCAGCCACCTGGGCAGCGAACGGGGTGCTCTTGCGTGAACCGCGGAAACCCGAGCCACCAGAGGTAGCCCAAGACAGGGCGTTACCTTGACGATCGGTAATGGTCACAATGGTGTTGTTGAAAGACGCGTGGATGTGGGCGATGCCATCAACCACTGTCTTTTTGACTTTCTTACGAGGACGAGCAGCAGGTTTTGCCATGACTAGATTCCTGTCGATTCGCGGGTGCGATTACTTGCGGATCGGCTTACGCGGACCCTTACGGGTACGTGCGTTGGTCTTGGTACGCTGACCGCGGACCGGAAGGCCGCGACGATGACGCAGGCCGCGGTAGCAACCCAGGTCCATCAAGCGCTTGATTTTCATGTTGACTTCACGGCGAAGATCACCCTCGGTGTTTACCTTCGCAACTTCGCCACGCAAGAGCTCAATCTGCTCATCGCTCAGATCTTTAATCTTTGCCGCTGGGTTAACCCCAGTGGTTGCGCAAATTTTCTGCGCAGTAGTGCGACCAACACCGAAGATGTAGGTCAGCGAGATAACAGTATGCTTGTTATCTGGAATGTTGACGCCTGCAATACGGGCCATTCAGTGAGACTCCAATTGACAGCTACCTACGCCCGGGAAGCCAAGAAAAGGGCGCGAGATATTAACGCTGTAATAACAAATAAGCAACCCGGCAGCGCACTAGCTGCCGGGCTTATAGCTTTTGATCACACTCAGCCTTGGCGCTGCTTGTGACGCGGTTCAGCACTACAGATCACTCGCACGACACCTTCACGGCGAATAATTTTGCAGTTACGGCACAGCTTTTTCACCGATGCACGAACTTTCATCACCAACTCCTCGAACCTTATGGACACATCAGCGGAGCATGCCGCTGCCGTAGCCCTTCAGGTTGGCTTTCTTCATCAGGGATTCGTACTGGTGTGAAACGAGGTGCGATTGTACTTGCGACATAAAGTCCATCACAACCACTACCACGATCAGCAACGAGGTCCCGCCAAGGTAGAACGGTACGTTAGCAGCCACCACCAGGAACTGGGGCAGCAAACAAACGGCCGTCATGTACAAAGCACCGAACATGGTCAAACGAGTCAACACGCCATCGATATAGCGCGCGGACTGCTCACCCGGACGGATGCCAGGAATAAAGGCACCAGACTTCTTCAGGTTTTCCGCTACGTCTTTCGGATTGAACATCAGCGCCGTATAGAAGAAGCAGAAGAAAACGATCCCTGCACTAAACAGCAAAATATTCAACGGCTGACCAGGAGCGATAGCCTGTGAAATATCCTGGAGCCAGCCCATACCTTCAGACTGACCGAACCAGGCACCCAGCGAAGCCGGGAACAACAGAAGGCTACTGGCGAAGATAGCCGGAATGACACCGGCCATGTTCACCTTCAGCGGTAAGTGGCTAGTCTGCGCAGCGAAGACCTTACGGCCCTGCTGACGCTTGGCGTAATGCACCGCAATGCGACGCTGACCACGCTCAATGAAAACCACAAAACCGATGATCGCTACAGCCAGCAAACCAATGGCGACCAAGGCGAAAATATTGATATCGCCCTGACGAGCAGACTCGAAAGACTGCCCGACAGCACTCGGCAAACCGGCCACGATGCCCGCAAAAATCAGCATCGAGATGCCGTTACCGACACCGCGCTCAGTGATCTGCTCGCCCAGCCACATCATGAACATGGCACCAGCCACGAAGGTGGTGACAGCCACGAAGTGGAAGCCGAAATCGACCGAGAACGCCACACCCTGACCCGCCAGGCCAACGGACATGCCGGTCGCCTGCACAAGAGCCAAGATCAAGGTGCCGTAGCGGGTGTACTGGCTAATCTTGCGACGACCAGACTCACCTTCCTTCTTCAACTGCTCCAGCTGCGGGCTGACAGCGGTCATGAGCTGCATGATGATCGATGCCGAAATGTACGGCATGATCCCCAGCGCAAAGATACTCATCCGCTCCAGCGCGCCGCCGGAAAACATGTTGAACAGGCTAAGAATAGTCCCCTCATTCTGTCGGAACAGGTCAGCCAGCCGGTCGGGATTGATCCCTGGCACTGGGATGTGTGCACCTACCCGATAGACGATAATCGCCATAACGAGGAAGCGCAGTCGAGCCCAGAGCTCGGATAACCCACCGTTGCTGAGCGCTGAGAGAGC contains these protein-coding regions:
- the uvrA gene encoding excinuclease ABC subunit UvrA — its product is MDKILIRGARTHNLKNIDLTLPRDKLIVITGLSGSGKSSLAFDTLYAEGQRRYVESLSAYARQFLSMMEKPDVDTIEGLSPAISIEQKSTSHNPRSTVGTITEIYDYLRLLYARVGIPRCPDHDLPLEAQTVSQMVDQVLALPEGRKLMLLAPIVRERKGEHLAVFDELRAQGFVRVRINGKLHELDELPKLDKQKKHSIDAVVDRFKARADLQQRLAESFETALKLADGLAFVAPMDDEEGDEIIFSARFACPLCGHSISELEPKLFSFNNPAGACPTCDGLGVKQFFDIKRLVNGELTLAEGSIRGWDRRNVYYFQMLGSLATHYDFSLDIPFDDLSADQKKVILYGSGSANVEFRYLNDRGDIVKRAHPFEGIVPNLERRYRETESATVREELAKFLSTQPCPDCRGTRLRREARHVWVGERTLPAVTGLPIGDATEYFSSLSLTGRRGEIAEKILKEIRERLQFLVNVGLDYLTLDRSADTLSGGEAQRIRLASQIGAGLVGVMYILDEPSIGLHQRDNERLLGTLRHLRDIGNTVIVVEHDEDAIRMADYVVDIGPGAGVHGGRIVAEGTAAEVMAHPDSLTGKYLSGRVKIPVPAKRTERDKKLSLKLKGARGNNLRNVDLEIPVGLLTCVTGVSGSGKSTLINNTLYPLSATALNGATTLEAAAHDSFDGLQHLDKVVDIDQSPIGRTPRSNPATYTGLFTPIRELFAGVPESRSRGYGPGRFSFNVKGGRCEACQGDGLIKVEMHFLPDIYVPCDVCKSKRYNRETLEIKYKGKSIHEVLEMTIEEARPFFDAVPALSRKLQTLVDVGLSYIKLGQSATTLSGGEAQRVKLSRELSKRDTGKTLYILDEPTTGLHFADIQQLLDVLHRLRDHGNTVVVIEHNLDVIKTADWLVDLGPEGGSRGGQIIACGTPEQVAEMPQSHTGYFLKPLLERDRA
- the bfr gene encoding bacterioferritin: MKGHPEVIDYLNTLLAGELAARDQYFIHSRMYEDWGFSKLYERINHEMAEEAQHADALIRRILMLEGTPRMRPDDLDRGTTVPEMLASDLRLEYKVRAALCKGIELCELHRDYITRDILRVQLADTEEDHTYWLEQQLGRIKLVGLENYLQSQF
- a CDS encoding catalase gives rise to the protein MSQKPILTTSSGSPVADNQNSRSAGPRGPLLLDDFHLVEKLAHFNREVIPERRVHAKGSGAYGTFTVSRDITQYTHAKLFESVGKQTAVFLRFSTVGGERGSADTERDPRGFALKFYTEEGNWDVVGNNTPVFFIRDPLKFPDFIHTQKRLPQSNLKSPQAMWDFWSLSPESLHQVTILFSDRGIPDGYRFMHGFGSHTFSLVNAKGERHWVKWHFKTKQGIKNLAPADAARLAGTDPDYAQRDLFGAIERGDFPKWRVCIQVMTEAQAAAHHEHPFDVTKTWSQKEYPLIEVGELELNRNPQNYFAEVEQAAFAPSNIVPGIGLSPDKMLQGRVFAYADAHRYRVGTNHQQLPVNAPKCPYHNYQRDGSMRFDGNGGATPNYEPNSYVDAPKQAPEYREPALALSGAADRFDHRVDDDYYSQAGALFRLMDAGQKELLINNIAGAMKSVTRDVQLRQIGHFLKADPAYGEGVAKALGVALS
- the rplQ gene encoding 50S ribosomal protein L17, with translation MRHRKSGRHLSRTSAHRKAMFQNMAVSLFEHELIKTTLPKAKELRRVAEPLITLAKEDSLANRRLAFDRTRSKAIVGKLFNDLGKRYATRQGGYLRILKCGFRAGDNAPMAYVELVDRPVGGAVEAAE
- a CDS encoding DNA-directed RNA polymerase subunit alpha, producing the protein MQISVNEFLTPRHIDVQVVSPTRAKITLEPLERGFGHTLGNALRRILLSSMPGCAVVEAEIDGVLHEYSAIEGVQEDVIEILLNLKGLAIKLHGRDEVTLTLAKKGSGVVTAADIQLDHDVEIVNGDHVIANLASNGALNMRLTVARGRGYEPADSRQSDEDESRSIGRLQLDSSFSPVRRVAYVVENARVEQRTNLDKLVIDLETNGTLDPEEAIRRAATILQQQLAAFVDLKGDSEPVVIEQEDEIDPILLRPVDDLELTVRSANCLKAENIYYIGDLIQRTEVELLKTPNLGKKSLTEIKDVLASRGLSLGMRLDNWPPASLKKDDKATA
- the rpsD gene encoding 30S ribosomal protein S4, whose amino-acid sequence is MARYIGPKCKLSRREGTDLFLKSGVRAIESKCNIEAAPGIHGQRRGRQSDYGTQLREKQKVRRIYGVLERQFSGYYKEAAGRKGATGENLLQLLECRLDNVVYRMGFGATRAESRQLVSHKAISINGKTVNVPSYQVRAGDVVAVREKSKNQLRIVQALELCAQRGRVEWVEVDTEKKTGVFKNVPARSDLSADINESLIVELYSK
- the rpsK gene encoding 30S ribosomal protein S11, whose translation is MAKPAARPRKKVKKTVVDGIAHIHASFNNTIVTITDRQGNALSWATSGGSGFRGSRKSTPFAAQVAAERAGQAALEYGLKNLDVNVKGPGPGRESAVRALNGCGYKIASITDVTPIPHNGCRPPKKRRV
- the rpsM gene encoding 30S ribosomal protein S13 translates to MARIAGVNIPDNKHTVISLTYIFGVGRTTAQKICATTGVNPAAKIKDLSDEQIELLRGEVAKVNTEGDLRREVNMKIKRLMDLGCYRGLRHRRGLPVRGQRTKTNARTRKGPRKPIRK
- the rpmJ gene encoding 50S ribosomal protein L36 — protein: MKVRASVKKLCRNCKIIRREGVVRVICSAEPRHKQRQG
- the secY gene encoding preprotein translocase subunit SecY, with product MAKQGALSALSNGGLSELWARLRFLVMAIIVYRVGAHIPVPGINPDRLADLFRQNEGTILSLFNMFSGGALERMSIFALGIMPYISASIIMQLMTAVSPQLEQLKKEGESGRRKISQYTRYGTLILALVQATGMSVGLAGQGVAFSVDFGFHFVAVTTFVAGAMFMMWLGEQITERGVGNGISMLIFAGIVAGLPSAVGQSFESARQGDINIFALVAIGLLAVAIIGFVVFIERGQRRIAVHYAKRQQGRKVFAAQTSHLPLKVNMAGVIPAIFASSLLLFPASLGAWFGQSEGMGWLQDISQAIAPGQPLNILLFSAGIVFFCFFYTALMFNPKDVAENLKKSGAFIPGIRPGEQSARYIDGVLTRLTMFGALYMTAVCLLPQFLVVAANVPFYLGGTSLLIVVVVVMDFMSQVQSHLVSHQYESLMKKANLKGYGSGMLR